CGGGATCCCCCTAGGGGCAACCCCCACCGACACCGGTGAATTCTTGCTGGGCCGGGTTGCCGTCACACCGGTCTTCTTCGAAAGCTCACAGGCGACGTCCAACACGCAGAACTGGACCGCCGAAGAAATCGATGAAACCTTGGCAAAGATCGCCGACGGCGTCGCCTGGTGGTCGGATTTGCTGGATTCCTTTGACACGGTTCATCAACTGGAATTCGTCATCGATGACACATGGGCCCGCCAACCCGTGGTGGTTCCCTATGAAACGATCGAACTGACCAGCAACGGCCACAATCAACCGGCGTCGTCCTTCCTAAGCCCGCTGGGATACGGTGATTCCGCGTCGCTGGGTGATGCCGTTGTCCGCTTCAATCACGATCAACGTCAAAAGCTGAACACCGATTGGGCGTTCACGATTTTCGTCGCCGACGCCTCGGACGATCCCGACGGCGCCTTCGCATCCGGCGGTTCTTTTTCGACCGCCTTTGCGTATCCCGGCGGGCAATACATTGTCACGCCGTCGACCCGCCCGGCGTCGACCATCACCCATGAAATGGGCCATATCTTTTGGGCCCGCGATGAATATTCCGGCGGTGGATCCTGGACCGACACCCGCGGCTATTACGACGCCCAAAACTGGAACGCCGCCGACAACACGACCCCCGGATTTGTCCAACAGGTCAGCATCATGGGTGGCCGCGAATCGGCATCGCTGGCGTACAACACCCTGACCACCCCGGCATCCACCTTGGCCATGATCGGCTGGCGCGACAGCGACGGGGATGGCATCTTCGATGTGGCCGATGTCCCGCTGGATTTGGATTTGATCGGCAGTTTGGATCCCGATTCGGGCCTGTACCGGATCCAAGGCTCCGCGTCGGCGGTCCCGCTGTTGAACGCGAACAGTTCCGGAAACCAAAGCGACATCACGCTGAACGAAATCAGCCGTCTGGAATACCGTTTAGACGACGGCCCATGGATCACCGCCGAATCGCCACAAACACAGACCTGGGATTTCAGCCTGGATCTGGACGTTGGGACGGATTTTCAGTCGATCAGCTTTCGCGTCATCGATGACACCACGGGAATCACCAGCCCAACCGTCGAAGGCCAACGCGACGACCTGGCGATCAGCCAATCGGCCGTCCGTGGCGGCGTTTTCATCGACGCCGACGCCGACGGTGTACGTGACGCCGGCGAATCGTGGCTGGTCCTTGGTGACGTGACCCTTCGCGATACCAATGGCGACCCGCTGTTTTTTGCCAGCGTAAACGCAGCCGACTTGCCCGATCACGAAGTTCGATCGAACCACCCCGCAGGCGTCTTTTCGGCAACCGGTGACTACATCAACGATCGTGTGGCGGTGTCCGACACGTTCTGGCCTGACACAACGATTCGACGCGTCTTTCAACCCTACAACGTCTTTCAAAACAACTGGGTTGACCGCTGGGACGATCGCTCCGGCTTGGTCGCCCAACCCGCCCAGACCGTCGGCACTGCCACGGCCGACATCATCGGATATTCCGATGGGTCCTATGGCAGGATCGAGGCCTACGACGTCGATGGCAATCTGATCGCCCGCCAGGCCAGTCCCCCTCTAGACCCCGGCGAATCTTTCCAACTGGTGGTCGACGACCCACAGGGACGCATTGCCAAAATCATCGTCGGTGGTCACGCCGGCACCTCGATCGGCATCGAAGGCCTGCATTTCGGACAAGCATTCGATGCATCGCTGGGCGACGACGGATCGTTTCGTTTTGACGGATTGGCCGACGGCACCTACCAAGTCGCGATCACGCCCGACAACTTGACCCTGCAGACCGTTTCCGAATCGATCGACGTTACCGTGACCGGCGGCGTCGCCGCGCAGCAAACGATTCCGGTCCAGGTCGTCGACAGCCCCCGTTTCAACGCCGACAACCCGGTGGACGTCAACGGTGATCAGGAAATCAGCGCCTTGGACGCTCTACTGGTGATCAACGACCTGAACCGAAACGGAAATCGCACGTTGGGTCA
The Crateriforma spongiae DNA segment above includes these coding regions:
- a CDS encoding dockerin type I domain-containing protein; the protein is MARRPNGPRKRVSARRLPTLQALQPRQMLAADGIPLGATPTDTGEFLLGRVAVTPVFFESSQATSNTQNWTAEEIDETLAKIADGVAWWSDLLDSFDTVHQLEFVIDDTWARQPVVVPYETIELTSNGHNQPASSFLSPLGYGDSASLGDAVVRFNHDQRQKLNTDWAFTIFVADASDDPDGAFASGGSFSTAFAYPGGQYIVTPSTRPASTITHEMGHIFWARDEYSGGGSWTDTRGYYDAQNWNAADNTTPGFVQQVSIMGGRESASLAYNTLTTPASTLAMIGWRDSDGDGIFDVADVPLDLDLIGSLDPDSGLYRIQGSASAVPLLNANSSGNQSDITLNEISRLEYRLDDGPWITAESPQTQTWDFSLDLDVGTDFQSISFRVIDDTTGITSPTVEGQRDDLAISQSAVRGGVFIDADADGVRDAGESWLVLGDVTLRDTNGDPLFFASVNAADLPDHEVRSNHPAGVFSATGDYINDRVAVSDTFWPDTTIRRVFQPYNVFQNNWVDRWDDRSGLVAQPAQTVGTATADIIGYSDGSYGRIEAYDVDGNLIARQASPPLDPGESFQLVVDDPQGRIAKIIVGGHAGTSIGIEGLHFGQAFDASLGDDGSFRFDGLADGTYQVAITPDNLTLQTVSESIDVTVTGGVAAQQTIPVQVVDSPRFNADNPVDVNGDQEISALDALLVINDLNRNGNRTLGHDEMSGLDIDVSNDGQVTANDALRVINALARGATSAGTAGGGEGEAAQPAPATLPPAPQAWASATSSTGSSESVLGDWAISASAEGEEGLGESSQSQTESTNGAMSPLASGRSGADSSDREDGIDEPRDFFFGQLGQEIHSSDDTDPWNFPGTGESNA